Proteins encoded in a region of the Trichosurus vulpecula isolate mTriVul1 chromosome 9, mTriVul1.pri, whole genome shotgun sequence genome:
- the TLCD3B gene encoding ceramide synthase — translation MMLSPMVAGGVVFPGLFLLSKNTLQRLPQLRWEEADAVIVSARLVSSVQAIMASTAGYIVSTSCKHIIDDQHWLSSAYTQFAVPYFIYDIYAMFLCHWHKHQVKGHEKDEGGAGPPGGTWAVARGYLHKEFLMVLHHAVMVLVCFPLSVVWRQGKGDFFLGCMLMAEVSTPFVCLGKILIQYKQQHTLLHKVNGTLMLLSFLCCRVLLFPYLYWAYGQHAGLPLLSVPLNIPVHVNLGAALLLAPQLYWFFLICRGACRLFRPRGPAPPAPRQPPGLHDGPRD, via the exons ATGATGCTGTCCCCGATGGTGGCTGGGGGGGTTGTGTTCCCGGgactcttcctcctttccaagAACACGCTCCAGAGGCTGCCCCAGCTGCGCTGGGAGGAGGCCGACGCGGTCATTGTCTCAGCCAG GCTAGTATCCTCAGTCCAGGCTATCATGGCCTCCACAGCTGGCTACATTGTCTCCACCTCCTGCAAACATATCATTGATGACCA ACACTGGCTATCCTCAGCTTACACTCAGTTTGCAGTGCCCTACTTCATCTACGACATCTATGCCATGTTCTTGTGTCATTGGCACAAGCACCAGGTCAAAGGTCATGAAAAGGATGAGGGAGGGGCTGGCCCCCCAGGAGGCACTTGGGCTGTGGCCCGAGGTTACCTGCACAAGGAATTCCTCATGGTGCTGCACCATGCAGTTATGGTGCTGGTCTGCTTTCCACTATCAGTG GTGTGGCGCCAAGGCAAGGGAGACTTCTTCCTGGGCTGCATGTTGATGGCTGAAGTCAGCACACCCTTTGTCTGCCTGGGCAAGATCCTcatccag TACAAGCAGCAGCACACCCTGTTGCACAAAGTGAATGGTACCCTGATGCTGCTGAGCTTCCTGTGCTGTCGAGTGCTGCTCTTTCCCTACCTGTACTGGGCCTACGGGCAGCACGCGGGCTTGCCGCTGCTCTCTGTGCCCCTCAATATCCCGGTTCACGTCAACCTGGGGGCTGCCCTGCTTCTGGCTCCGCAGCTCTACTGGTTCTTCCTCATCTGCAGGGGGGCATGCCGCCTCTTCAGGCCTCGGGGACCTGCCCCTCCAGCCCCCCGCCAGCCCCCGGGATTGCACGATGGGCCCCGGGACtga